Proteins encoded in a region of the Thunnus thynnus chromosome 8, fThuThy2.1, whole genome shotgun sequence genome:
- the nmu gene encoding neuromedin-U isoform X3 codes for MRSIQCQSQPAQRGASSSLSSLSSSAMSPLSTASITLAALLILTIPVCKSAPAELQQATTDQRQLLSQIDAMCSSYLPADLKFLASDVLGELCVLMLVQKLKEMTVQENSKRTPLSHPLLHLASQLHTRRERGLSMRAELQGPGGIQSRGYFLYRPRNGRRSLEYE; via the exons ATGAGGTCCATCCAGTGCCAAAGCCAGCCTGCGCAGCGCGGAGCCTCCAGCAGCCTGTCCAGCCTCAGCAGCAGCGCCATGAGTCCACTCAGCACGGCCAGCATCACTCTCGCAGCCCTTCTCATCCTAACCATCCCAGTCTGCAAAA GTGCTCCAGCAGAACTTCAGCAAGCCACAACAGATCAGAGGCAGCTACTCAGCCAG ATAGACGCTATGTGCTCATCCTACCTCCCTGCAGACCTGAAGTTTTTG GCATCTGATGTCTTAGGAGAACTCTGTGTCTTGATGCTGGTTCAGAAGTTAAAG gAGATGACAGTGCAAGAAAATAGTAAAAGG acCCCTCTGTCGCACCCCCTCCTGCATCTAGCTTCTCAACTCCATaccagaagagagagaggactcTCAATGCGC GCTGAACTCCAGGGACCTGGGGGAATCCAGAGCAGAGGTTACTTCCTCTATCGA CCACGAAATGGAAGAAGATCCTTAGAATATGAGTAA
- the nmu gene encoding neuromedin-U isoform X1, which translates to MRSIQCQSQPAQRGASSSLSSLSSSAMSPLSTASITLAALLILTIPVCKSAPAELQQATTDQRQLLSQIDAMCSSYLPADLKFLASDVLGELCVLMLVQKLKEMTVQENSKRFLFHYSRPQSSALSEGTVSYKTPLSHPLLHLASQLHTRRERGLSMRAELQGPGGIQSRGYFLYRPRNGRRSLEYE; encoded by the exons ATGAGGTCCATCCAGTGCCAAAGCCAGCCTGCGCAGCGCGGAGCCTCCAGCAGCCTGTCCAGCCTCAGCAGCAGCGCCATGAGTCCACTCAGCACGGCCAGCATCACTCTCGCAGCCCTTCTCATCCTAACCATCCCAGTCTGCAAAA GTGCTCCAGCAGAACTTCAGCAAGCCACAACAGATCAGAGGCAGCTACTCAGCCAG ATAGACGCTATGTGCTCATCCTACCTCCCTGCAGACCTGAAGTTTTTG GCATCTGATGTCTTAGGAGAACTCTGTGTCTTGATGCTGGTTCAGAAGTTAAAG gAGATGACAGTGCAAGAAAATAGTAAAAGG tttttatttcattactcTAGACCACAAAGTTCTGCCTTGTCAGAGGGGACGGTAAGTTATAAG acCCCTCTGTCGCACCCCCTCCTGCATCTAGCTTCTCAACTCCATaccagaagagagagaggactcTCAATGCGC GCTGAACTCCAGGGACCTGGGGGAATCCAGAGCAGAGGTTACTTCCTCTATCGA CCACGAAATGGAAGAAGATCCTTAGAATATGAGTAA
- the nmu gene encoding neuromedin-U isoform X2: MRSIQCQSQPAQRGASSSLSSLSSSAMSPLSTASITLAALLILTIPVCKSAPAELQQATTDQRQLLSQIDAMCSSYLPADLKFLASDVLGELCVLMLVQKLKEMTVQENSKRFLFHYSRPQSSALSEGTTPLSHPLLHLASQLHTRRERGLSMRAELQGPGGIQSRGYFLYRPRNGRRSLEYE; the protein is encoded by the exons ATGAGGTCCATCCAGTGCCAAAGCCAGCCTGCGCAGCGCGGAGCCTCCAGCAGCCTGTCCAGCCTCAGCAGCAGCGCCATGAGTCCACTCAGCACGGCCAGCATCACTCTCGCAGCCCTTCTCATCCTAACCATCCCAGTCTGCAAAA GTGCTCCAGCAGAACTTCAGCAAGCCACAACAGATCAGAGGCAGCTACTCAGCCAG ATAGACGCTATGTGCTCATCCTACCTCCCTGCAGACCTGAAGTTTTTG GCATCTGATGTCTTAGGAGAACTCTGTGTCTTGATGCTGGTTCAGAAGTTAAAG gAGATGACAGTGCAAGAAAATAGTAAAAGG tttttatttcattactcTAGACCACAAAGTTCTGCCTTGTCAGAGGGGACG acCCCTCTGTCGCACCCCCTCCTGCATCTAGCTTCTCAACTCCATaccagaagagagagaggactcTCAATGCGC GCTGAACTCCAGGGACCTGGGGGAATCCAGAGCAGAGGTTACTTCCTCTATCGA CCACGAAATGGAAGAAGATCCTTAGAATATGAGTAA
- the nmu gene encoding neuromedin-U isoform X4: MRSIQCQSQPAQRGASSSLSSLSSSAMSPLSTASITLAALLILTIPVCKSAPAELQQATTDQRQLLSQIDAMCSSYLPADLKFLASDVLGELCVLMLVQKLKEMTVQENSKRAELQGPGGIQSRGYFLYRPRNGRRSLEYE; the protein is encoded by the exons ATGAGGTCCATCCAGTGCCAAAGCCAGCCTGCGCAGCGCGGAGCCTCCAGCAGCCTGTCCAGCCTCAGCAGCAGCGCCATGAGTCCACTCAGCACGGCCAGCATCACTCTCGCAGCCCTTCTCATCCTAACCATCCCAGTCTGCAAAA GTGCTCCAGCAGAACTTCAGCAAGCCACAACAGATCAGAGGCAGCTACTCAGCCAG ATAGACGCTATGTGCTCATCCTACCTCCCTGCAGACCTGAAGTTTTTG GCATCTGATGTCTTAGGAGAACTCTGTGTCTTGATGCTGGTTCAGAAGTTAAAG gAGATGACAGTGCAAGAAAATAGTAAAAGG GCTGAACTCCAGGGACCTGGGGGAATCCAGAGCAGAGGTTACTTCCTCTATCGA CCACGAAATGGAAGAAGATCCTTAGAATATGAGTAA